A DNA window from Rhodococcus sp. Z13 contains the following coding sequences:
- a CDS encoding 4-hydroxyphenylacetate 3-hydroxylase family protein, whose protein sequence is MTTTEPRPTDTVDRSKVNVAADHPANQQQNFASRPMTGDEYIASIDDGREIYLHGERVKDFTNHPAFRNSIRMTARLYDALHTGEHVNTLTVPTDTGNGGVTMPFFRTPKSADDLRADRDAIATWARLTYGWMGRSPDYKASFLGTLGANDEFYSPFQENAKRWYRESQEKVLYWNHAIINPPVDRSLPPDQVGDVFMKVEKETDAGLIVSGAKVVATGSAITNYNFIAHYGLPIKKKEFALICTVPMDAPGIKLISRASYSQNANVAGSPFDYPLSSRMDENDAIFIFDKVLVPWENVFMYGDVEKINNFLGGSGFLQRFTLQGCTRLAVKLDFIAGLLMKALDATGAGGFRGVQTRVGEVIGWRNLFWSLSDAMVNNPEPWVGDTVIPKLEYGLTYRMFAMQGYPRIKEIIEQDVASGLIYLPSSAADFQNPDVRPYLDKYVRGSDGIQAVDRVKVMKALWDSIGSEFGGRHELYERNYAGNHENVKAELLFAAEGRGDVASMKGFAEQFMSEYDLDGWTVPDLIGNADVSAYYK, encoded by the coding sequence ATGACCACCACCGAGCCCCGGCCCACGGACACCGTCGACCGTTCCAAGGTCAACGTGGCCGCCGACCATCCGGCCAACCAGCAGCAGAACTTCGCCTCCCGCCCGATGACCGGCGACGAGTACATCGCCTCCATCGACGACGGCCGCGAGATCTACCTGCACGGTGAGCGTGTCAAGGACTTCACCAACCACCCGGCCTTCCGCAACTCCATCCGGATGACGGCGCGCCTCTACGACGCCCTGCACACCGGTGAGCACGTCAACACCCTCACCGTCCCCACCGACACCGGCAACGGCGGCGTGACCATGCCGTTCTTCCGCACCCCGAAGTCCGCGGACGACCTGCGTGCCGACCGCGACGCCATCGCCACCTGGGCGCGCCTGACCTACGGCTGGATGGGCCGCAGCCCCGACTACAAGGCGTCCTTCCTCGGCACGCTCGGTGCGAACGACGAGTTCTACTCGCCCTTCCAGGAGAACGCGAAGCGCTGGTACCGCGAGTCGCAGGAGAAGGTCCTGTACTGGAACCACGCCATCATCAACCCGCCGGTCGACCGCTCGCTGCCGCCGGACCAGGTCGGCGACGTGTTCATGAAGGTCGAGAAGGAGACCGACGCCGGCCTCATCGTCTCCGGGGCCAAGGTCGTGGCCACCGGCTCGGCGATCACCAACTACAACTTCATCGCCCACTACGGCCTGCCCATCAAGAAGAAGGAATTCGCGCTGATCTGCACGGTGCCGATGGACGCACCCGGCATCAAGCTGATCTCGCGCGCCTCCTACTCGCAGAACGCCAACGTCGCCGGTTCGCCGTTCGACTACCCGCTGTCCTCGCGGATGGACGAGAACGACGCGATCTTCATCTTCGACAAGGTCCTCGTGCCCTGGGAGAACGTCTTCATGTACGGAGACGTGGAGAAGATCAACAACTTCCTCGGCGGATCCGGCTTCCTCCAGCGCTTCACGCTGCAGGGCTGCACCCGCCTGGCCGTCAAGCTCGACTTCATCGCCGGTCTGCTCATGAAGGCCCTCGACGCCACCGGCGCCGGCGGATTCCGCGGTGTGCAGACCCGCGTCGGCGAGGTCATCGGCTGGCGCAACCTGTTCTGGTCGCTGTCCGACGCCATGGTCAACAATCCCGAACCGTGGGTCGGCGACACCGTCATCCCCAAGCTCGAATACGGCCTCACCTACCGGATGTTCGCGATGCAGGGTTACCCGCGCATCAAGGAGATCATCGAGCAGGACGTCGCCTCGGGCCTGATCTACCTGCCCTCCTCCGCCGCCGACTTCCAGAACCCCGACGTACGCCCGTACCTCGACAAGTACGTCCGCGGCTCGGACGGCATCCAGGCCGTCGACCGCGTGAAGGTCATGAAGGCCCTGTGGGATTCGATCGGCTCCGAGTTCGGTGGCCGCCACGAGCTCTACGAGCGGAACTACGCCGGCAACCACGAGAACGTCAAGGCCGAACTGCTCTTCGCCGCCGAGGGCCGCGGTGACGTCGCCTCCATGAAGGGCTTCGCGGAACAGTTCATGAGCGAATACGACCTCGACGGCTGGACCGTGCCCGACCTGATCGGCAACGCGGACGTCAGCGCGTACTACAAGTAA
- a CDS encoding 1,6-dihydroxycyclohexa-2,4-diene-1-carboxylate dehydrogenase, which yields MTAPAIFPGRFDGQCLTVTGAAQGIGLAVATRIAAEGGEVVLVDRADLVHEVAAQLREAGGKAHSVTADLETFEGAEAAVSFALRTTGRIDTLVNVVGGTIWAKPYEHYAPDEIEKEIRRSLFPTLWMCRAVAPHLTEQGGGTIVNVSSVATRGVNRVPYSAAKGGVNAVTASLALELAPYGIRVVATAPGGTVAPERRIARGPSPQSEQEKRWYQQIVDQTVDSSLLKRYGTLDEQAAAICFLASAEASYITGTVLPVAGGDPG from the coding sequence GTGACCGCTCCAGCGATCTTCCCGGGCCGGTTCGACGGGCAGTGCCTGACGGTCACCGGCGCCGCGCAGGGCATCGGCCTCGCCGTGGCGACCCGGATCGCCGCCGAGGGCGGTGAGGTCGTGCTCGTCGACCGCGCGGACCTCGTGCACGAGGTGGCCGCACAGTTGCGCGAGGCCGGCGGCAAGGCGCACTCGGTCACCGCGGACCTGGAGACCTTCGAGGGTGCGGAGGCCGCCGTCTCCTTCGCACTGCGGACCACCGGCCGTATCGACACGCTCGTCAACGTCGTCGGCGGCACGATCTGGGCCAAACCCTACGAGCACTACGCTCCGGACGAGATCGAGAAGGAGATCCGGCGCTCGCTGTTCCCCACGCTGTGGATGTGCCGGGCCGTCGCCCCGCACCTCACCGAGCAGGGCGGCGGCACGATCGTGAACGTCTCGTCCGTCGCGACCCGCGGGGTCAACCGCGTGCCGTACTCGGCGGCCAAGGGCGGCGTCAACGCCGTCACCGCCTCGCTCGCTCTCGAGCTCGCCCCCTACGGGATCCGCGTGGTGGCCACCGCACCGGGCGGCACCGTGGCGCCGGAACGGCGGATCGCGCGCGGTCCGTCCCCGCAATCGGAGCAGGAGAAGCGCTGGTACCAGCAGATCGTGGACCAGACCGTCGATTCCTCACTGCTCAAGCGGTACGGCACGCTCGACGAGCAGGCCGCCGCGATCTGTTTCCTGGCCTCCGCGGAGGCCTCGTACATCACCGGCACGGTGCTGCCCGTCGCCGGTGGCGATCCGGGCTGA
- a CDS encoding helix-turn-helix transcriptional regulator, protein MTDTAVLIGRNTELTTLERLLDEVRAGTPSLVLLEGASGSGKSSLVRYFTSRHGDVTVRSGSGAAWEAGHRWSVLGQLLRDTVTATEPVEAAEILLDRLEGTCVLVVDDAHYADLESLQALSSLVRRAHQRPLLVVWTAPDVLPEDVDHATADLLSNIHRTATVHLDPLTSSDIARLALRRTGVDLSAWTARRLQEHTLGNPRAVLHLLDEIPRAEWHRWQARFPAPRQHAAKIRRALDRCAPATRSLVEAVAVLGSTESFTVAARLAELDDTTDALDEAHRLGLLSIREQRGVVSLSFPDPMTRAAVADDIGPARWHGLHAAAAELVDDQGAALFHLVSATPTGNEDLAARLDAYARRCAADGAWSQAAEALITASRITVDRDLRSQRLIRGVDALTGAADLPQAQAFVPEIESVPSGPMRNAVLGYLAIQKGRAAEAHHLLTEAWSMLGDPASEPELAATIAQRMVLHSLARLRGDDLVLWADRATNLLSDIAPPVVEAQAIRGLGLSMTGRVDDALEAYASLSDSIRLGAQNQRVRMAEGWLALALDRPDLARSELEAAEPTTFRGGSLRISLWSQAWLARTQFALGEWSDALRTVDRAAAQLDSTELHLLRPLVHWTGAQIHALRGDWTAANAHAQKARAGSNDYALMLVPSCLCAAQCAEVASDYASVLRYLQPIVTMRDRDAVDEPGHWPWPDLYGNALAVTGRVDEADEFLRPHEERAAERGHRSAKARLGYVRGRIHGARGDLDAARDAFEGALDELAALPLPYDLARINFAYGQTLRRAGRRRDADAVIRTARELYSSLGALSYVERCDRELQAGGLRSGDTDAEPARADVAALTPQERAVAKLVAEGRTNKEVAGELFLSVKTVQYHLTRVYAKFGIRSRSELAARFRQEDRGPSTP, encoded by the coding sequence GTGACGGACACCGCTGTGCTGATCGGCCGGAACACCGAGTTGACGACACTCGAACGCCTCCTCGACGAGGTACGGGCGGGGACCCCCTCGCTCGTCCTCCTCGAGGGGGCATCCGGATCCGGAAAATCCTCGCTCGTAAGGTATTTCACGAGCAGGCACGGTGACGTGACCGTCCGGTCCGGGTCGGGAGCGGCCTGGGAGGCGGGTCACCGCTGGTCGGTGCTCGGGCAGCTCCTGCGCGACACCGTCACCGCGACCGAACCGGTGGAGGCGGCGGAGATCCTCCTCGACCGGCTCGAGGGGACGTGCGTGCTGGTCGTCGACGACGCCCACTACGCCGACCTCGAATCCCTGCAGGCACTCTCGTCACTGGTGCGGCGGGCCCACCAACGTCCGCTGCTGGTGGTCTGGACCGCGCCCGACGTGCTGCCCGAGGACGTCGACCACGCCACCGCCGACCTGTTGTCGAACATCCACCGCACCGCCACCGTCCACCTGGACCCGCTGACGTCGTCCGACATCGCCCGGCTGGCGCTGCGCCGCACCGGTGTGGACCTGTCCGCCTGGACCGCACGGCGCCTGCAGGAACACACGCTCGGGAATCCGCGGGCCGTACTGCACCTGCTCGACGAGATCCCCCGCGCCGAATGGCACCGCTGGCAGGCGCGTTTCCCGGCCCCGCGGCAGCACGCCGCGAAGATCCGGCGCGCCCTCGACCGCTGCGCCCCGGCCACCCGATCCCTCGTCGAGGCCGTCGCCGTGCTCGGCAGCACCGAATCATTCACGGTCGCAGCCCGGCTCGCCGAACTCGACGACACCACCGACGCACTCGACGAGGCTCACCGGCTCGGCCTGCTGTCGATCCGCGAGCAGCGCGGGGTGGTCTCGTTGTCGTTCCCCGACCCCATGACCCGCGCCGCCGTCGCCGACGACATCGGACCGGCCCGCTGGCACGGCCTGCACGCGGCCGCCGCGGAACTCGTCGACGACCAGGGCGCGGCCCTGTTCCATCTCGTCTCCGCGACCCCGACGGGCAACGAGGACCTCGCGGCCCGTCTCGACGCCTACGCCCGCCGGTGCGCCGCCGACGGGGCGTGGTCGCAGGCCGCCGAGGCGCTGATCACCGCCAGCCGTATCACCGTCGACCGGGATCTGCGGTCGCAGCGGCTGATCCGCGGCGTGGACGCGTTGACCGGGGCCGCCGACCTGCCGCAGGCACAGGCGTTCGTACCGGAGATCGAGAGTGTGCCGAGCGGACCGATGCGCAACGCCGTCCTCGGCTACCTCGCGATCCAGAAGGGACGGGCCGCGGAGGCGCATCACCTGCTGACCGAGGCGTGGTCGATGCTCGGCGATCCCGCATCCGAACCCGAACTCGCGGCGACGATCGCCCAGCGGATGGTGCTGCACTCGCTGGCGCGTCTGCGCGGCGACGACCTCGTGCTGTGGGCGGACCGCGCGACGAATCTGTTGTCGGACATCGCCCCTCCGGTGGTGGAGGCGCAGGCGATCCGGGGCCTCGGCCTGTCCATGACCGGCCGTGTCGACGACGCCCTCGAAGCGTACGCGTCGCTGTCCGACAGCATCCGGCTGGGGGCGCAGAACCAGCGCGTCCGGATGGCCGAGGGATGGCTGGCTCTCGCGCTGGACCGCCCCGATCTGGCACGCAGCGAACTCGAGGCAGCGGAGCCGACCACCTTCCGCGGCGGGTCGCTGCGGATCTCGCTGTGGTCCCAGGCGTGGCTGGCCCGCACCCAGTTCGCCCTCGGCGAGTGGTCCGACGCGCTGCGAACTGTGGATCGTGCTGCGGCGCAACTCGACTCGACGGAACTGCACCTGCTGCGGCCACTCGTGCACTGGACGGGCGCGCAGATCCACGCGCTGCGCGGGGACTGGACCGCGGCGAACGCCCACGCCCAGAAGGCACGGGCCGGCAGCAACGACTACGCCCTCATGCTCGTACCGTCCTGCCTGTGCGCCGCGCAGTGCGCCGAGGTGGCCTCCGACTACGCGAGTGTGCTGCGCTACCTCCAGCCGATCGTCACGATGCGCGACCGGGACGCGGTCGACGAACCCGGGCACTGGCCGTGGCCCGATCTGTACGGCAATGCGCTCGCCGTCACCGGACGGGTGGACGAGGCCGACGAGTTCCTGCGCCCACACGAGGAACGCGCCGCCGAACGCGGACATCGTTCCGCCAAAGCACGACTCGGATACGTACGCGGGCGCATCCACGGCGCGCGGGGCGACCTCGACGCCGCGCGGGACGCGTTCGAAGGGGCACTCGACGAACTCGCGGCGCTGCCCCTGCCCTACGACCTGGCGCGCATCAACTTCGCGTACGGGCAGACCCTGCGCCGGGCGGGTCGCCGCCGCGACGCCGACGCCGTGATCCGCACCGCCCGCGAGCTGTATTCCTCCCTCGGTGCCCTGTCGTACGTCGAACGGTGCGACCGGGAACTGCAGGCCGGTGGGCTGCGGTCCGGCGACACCGACGCCGAGCCTGCCCGGGCGGACGTCGCGGCGCTCACCCCGCAGGAGCGGGCCGTGGCGAAGCTCGTCGCCGAGGGCCGCACCAACAAGGAGGTCGCCGGTGAGCTGTTCCTGTCCGTCAAGACGGTGCAGTACCACCTGACCCGCGTGTACGCGAAGTTCGGTATCCGCTCGCGCAGCGAGCTGGCCGCCCGTTTCCGACAAGAGGATCGAGGTCCGTCCACCCCATGA
- a CDS encoding flavin reductase family protein: protein MDQRTLRNIFGQFASGVTVITCANSDGEPHGATVTAFTAISLEPRLCQVTLTRTSKACKFLSGAPFAVNILAADQVGTALHFAGRPQSPGPVWEQGPTAPILAGTAATLSCTPWREYDGGDHVIYIGEIVDATFDETADPLLFYRSTFHDLGAPSASAAWNGSLDDPHSGWFDSGTRFVPFGLAPARV, encoded by the coding sequence ATGGATCAGCGCACACTCCGCAACATCTTCGGCCAGTTCGCCAGCGGCGTCACCGTCATCACCTGCGCGAACAGCGACGGAGAGCCGCACGGCGCGACCGTCACCGCGTTCACGGCGATCTCGCTCGAACCCCGCCTGTGCCAGGTCACCCTGACCCGGACGTCCAAGGCCTGCAAGTTCCTGTCCGGCGCGCCGTTCGCGGTCAACATCCTCGCCGCCGACCAGGTCGGTACCGCACTGCACTTCGCCGGCCGGCCCCAGTCCCCCGGACCGGTCTGGGAACAGGGCCCCACCGCCCCGATCCTCGCCGGCACCGCCGCCACCCTGTCGTGCACCCCCTGGCGCGAATACGACGGCGGCGACCACGTCATCTACATCGGCGAGATCGTCGACGCCACCTTCGACGAGACGGCCGATCCGCTTCTGTTCTACCGCAGCACATTCCACGACCTCGGCGCTCCCAGCGCCTCCGCCGCCTGGAACGGTTCGCTCGACGACCCGCACAGCGGATGGTTCGACTCCGGCACCCGTTTCGTGCCGTTCGGTCTCGCCCCGGCCCGCGTCTGA
- the benB gene encoding benzoate 1,2-dioxygenase small subunit yields the protein MTAVYEFTQTDIEQFLYREARLLDDREFEQWLECYHPDVEYWMPAWDDNGTLTENPQTEISLIYYPNRGGLEDRVFRIRTDRSSATSLPEPRTGHNITNVEILDRHGTEIDLRHNWFSLYFRYNTTDTYFGTTFVTLDVSGAQPVIRKKKIVLKNDYIHHIVDVYVV from the coding sequence ATGACTGCCGTATACGAATTCACGCAGACCGATATCGAGCAGTTCCTCTACCGTGAGGCCCGCCTGCTCGACGACCGCGAGTTCGAGCAGTGGCTCGAGTGCTATCACCCCGACGTCGAGTACTGGATGCCGGCCTGGGACGACAACGGCACCCTCACCGAGAACCCGCAGACCGAGATCTCCCTGATCTACTACCCGAACCGCGGCGGCCTCGAGGACCGGGTCTTCCGCATCCGCACCGACCGTTCGTCGGCGACCTCGCTGCCCGAGCCCCGCACGGGCCACAACATCACCAACGTCGAGATCCTCGACCGTCACGGCACCGAGATCGACCTGCGGCACAACTGGTTCTCGCTGTACTTCCGGTACAACACCACCGACACCTACTTCGGGACCACTTTCGTCACCCTCGACGTCTCCGGTGCACAGCCGGTGATCAGGAAGAAGAAGATCGTCCTCAAGAACGACTACATCCACCACATCGTCGACGTCTACGTCGTCTAG
- the benA gene encoding benzoate 1,2-dioxygenase large subunit — protein MTDIVENVRARLDGALVEDPETGQYRIRRDVFTDEDVFELEMKYIFEGNWVYLAHESQIPNVGDYFTTYIGRQPVVISRDKEGELHCLINACSHRGAMLCRRKTDNRTTFTCPFHGWTFRNNGKLLKVKDPRDAGYPEQFNTDGSHDLRKVARFASYRGFLFGSLNPDVKSLEEHLGDTTKMIDMLVDQSPEGLEVLRGSSTYTYDGNWKLQAENGADGYHVSATHWNYAATTARRTAGESTNETKAMDAGTWGKQGGGYYSFDHGHLLLWMWWGNPEDRPLYPRKEELAEEFGEKKAEFMVGASRNLCLYPNVYIMDQFSSQIRHFRPISVDKTEVTIYCIAPKGESPESRANRIRQYEDFFNATGMATPDDLEEFRSCQKTYLASAAPWNDMSRGATHVLNGPDEVARDLGMSKVLSSGVKTEDEGLYPIQHRYWLEAMRDAVAAESSDVDPAAL, from the coding sequence ATGACCGACATCGTGGAGAACGTGCGTGCCCGCCTCGACGGAGCACTCGTGGAAGACCCGGAGACCGGACAGTACCGGATCCGCCGTGACGTCTTCACCGACGAGGACGTCTTCGAACTGGAGATGAAGTACATCTTCGAAGGCAACTGGGTGTATCTCGCGCACGAGAGCCAGATCCCGAACGTCGGCGACTATTTCACCACGTACATCGGCCGGCAACCCGTCGTCATCAGCCGCGACAAGGAAGGCGAGCTGCACTGCCTGATCAACGCGTGCAGCCACCGCGGCGCGATGCTGTGCCGCCGCAAGACCGACAACCGCACCACCTTCACCTGCCCCTTCCACGGCTGGACGTTCCGCAACAACGGAAAGCTGCTGAAGGTCAAGGATCCCCGCGACGCCGGTTACCCCGAGCAGTTCAACACCGACGGCAGCCACGACCTGCGGAAGGTCGCTCGTTTCGCCAGTTACCGCGGTTTCCTGTTCGGCAGTCTGAACCCGGACGTCAAGTCGCTCGAGGAGCACCTCGGGGACACCACGAAGATGATCGACATGCTCGTCGACCAGTCCCCCGAGGGACTCGAGGTACTGCGCGGTTCGTCCACCTACACCTACGACGGAAACTGGAAGCTTCAGGCGGAGAACGGCGCCGACGGCTACCACGTCTCGGCCACGCACTGGAACTACGCCGCCACCACCGCACGGCGCACCGCCGGTGAGTCCACCAACGAGACCAAGGCGATGGACGCCGGCACCTGGGGCAAGCAGGGCGGCGGCTACTACTCCTTCGACCACGGCCACCTGCTGCTGTGGATGTGGTGGGGCAATCCCGAGGACCGGCCGCTGTACCCGCGCAAGGAGGAGCTGGCGGAGGAGTTCGGCGAGAAGAAGGCCGAGTTCATGGTGGGCGCGTCGCGCAACCTGTGCCTGTACCCGAACGTCTACATCATGGATCAGTTCTCGTCGCAGATCCGGCATTTCCGCCCCATCTCCGTGGACAAGACGGAGGTGACCATCTACTGCATCGCCCCCAAGGGTGAGAGCCCCGAGTCGCGCGCCAACCGGATCCGTCAGTACGAGGACTTCTTCAACGCCACCGGCATGGCCACCCCGGACGACCTCGAGGAGTTCCGGTCCTGCCAGAAGACCTATCTCGCCTCCGCCGCCCCGTGGAACGACATGAGCCGCGGCGCGACCCACGTGCTGAACGGACCCGACGAGGTCGCACGGGATCTCGGGATGAGCAAGGTGCTGTCGAGCGGCGTCAAGACCGAGGACGAGGGCCTGTACCCGATCCAGCACCGTTACTGGCTCGAGGCGATGCGGGACGCCGTCGCCGCCGAGAGCTCCGACGTCGACCCCGCCGCACTCTGA
- a CDS encoding AraC family transcriptional regulator, with translation MAVEPTPGPVDWEEVEEVVSNAYFEHELTPLDDVAPSLRLRTLPLGPIRLARIGWGAAVSIRSEHPGGYAVNIPVSGRISAGEGVLSGVGQAVIFRPDTAAPEQRWSRDCEIVGIKLERDYLQREMARILARPDLRLPDRVDLTTPAGQSWMTLLRSIVEQLKSDETLWRNPLVAEQLSGALTSSFILAVMPEDADPAGGARPRIIKRVLDRLHEDPASAWTTAEMAEVAGVSVRRLQEGFREYLGVCPRDYLLDLRLERIHEELAAGDAAELSVTDVALKWGITHTGRFAAAYKRKYGVAPSVTLRR, from the coding sequence ATGGCAGTGGAGCCGACTCCGGGGCCGGTCGACTGGGAGGAAGTGGAGGAGGTCGTCTCGAACGCGTACTTCGAGCACGAACTCACACCGCTCGACGACGTCGCGCCGTCGCTGCGGCTCCGCACCCTGCCCCTCGGCCCCATCCGGCTCGCGCGGATCGGGTGGGGAGCGGCGGTGTCGATCCGCAGCGAACATCCGGGCGGATACGCCGTGAACATCCCCGTATCCGGTCGCATCTCCGCAGGTGAGGGGGTTCTTTCGGGGGTCGGCCAGGCCGTGATCTTCCGGCCCGACACCGCCGCCCCGGAGCAGCGGTGGTCACGCGACTGCGAGATCGTCGGGATCAAGCTCGAACGCGACTACCTGCAGCGCGAGATGGCCCGCATCCTGGCCCGGCCCGACCTGCGGCTCCCGGACCGCGTGGACCTGACGACCCCGGCGGGACAGAGCTGGATGACCTTGTTGCGCTCGATCGTCGAACAGCTCAAATCGGACGAAACACTCTGGCGGAATCCGCTTGTCGCCGAGCAGTTGTCGGGTGCGCTGACCTCGTCGTTCATCCTCGCCGTCATGCCCGAGGACGCGGATCCGGCCGGGGGCGCGCGTCCGCGGATCATCAAGCGGGTGCTCGACCGGTTGCACGAGGATCCTGCCTCGGCGTGGACCACCGCCGAGATGGCCGAGGTGGCCGGCGTGAGCGTGCGGCGCCTGCAGGAGGGTTTCCGCGAGTACCTCGGGGTGTGCCCGCGCGACTACCTGCTGGACCTGCGCCTCGAGCGCATCCACGAGGAGCTCGCGGCGGGCGACGCCGCGGAACTGTCGGTCACCGATGTGGCCCTGAAGTGGGGGATCACGCACACCGGACGGTTCGCAGCGGCGTACAAGCGCAAGTACGGGGTGGCGCCGTCGGTGACGCTGCGCCGATGA
- a CDS encoding MFS transporter — translation MTHATQTWAGPQHRRSVVWIVALATLAIVFDGYDLVVYGTVLPTLMADPTQLGEISAEQGGALGSYALIGVMVGALLTGAFGDRIGRRKMMLINIVWFSVGMGAAAFSTSITMFGALRFFTGIGVGGLVATAGAVVAEFAPPGKRNLFNAVVYSGVPAGGVLASLLAILLRDVIGWRGLFLVGALPLVILLPLALAKLPESPAWLQSRGRIDEARVVCEKYGFPLPSAAPTAPTEKIGFAALATRKYALGTALLGMMSFAGLLLTYGLNTWLPKIMADAGYNANGSLSFLLVLNGGAIVGGLLASKVADGRGPQAVIVTTFFLAAVALTVLTLGFPLPVLLASVAIAGVGTIGTQVLIYGFVSNYYDTPARAAGVAWCAGFGRLGGIVGPVIGGLLIGAGFANNVNFYIFAGIALAGGLVTYFVPARSGVLGPVRAPGDRTATTVEV, via the coding sequence ATGACCCACGCCACGCAGACCTGGGCAGGTCCGCAGCATCGGCGCAGCGTCGTCTGGATCGTCGCACTCGCCACCCTCGCAATCGTCTTCGACGGGTACGACCTCGTCGTGTACGGAACCGTTCTGCCGACGCTCATGGCGGACCCCACCCAGCTCGGGGAGATCTCGGCCGAGCAGGGCGGCGCCCTCGGTTCCTACGCCCTCATCGGCGTCATGGTCGGTGCACTGCTGACCGGAGCGTTCGGCGACCGCATCGGACGCCGGAAGATGATGTTGATCAACATCGTCTGGTTCTCCGTCGGCATGGGCGCGGCCGCCTTCTCCACGAGCATCACGATGTTCGGCGCGCTCCGTTTCTTCACCGGCATCGGTGTCGGTGGTCTCGTCGCCACCGCCGGAGCCGTGGTCGCCGAGTTCGCTCCGCCCGGCAAGCGGAACCTGTTCAACGCCGTCGTCTACAGCGGTGTCCCCGCCGGCGGTGTCCTGGCCTCGCTGCTCGCGATCCTGCTGCGCGACGTCATCGGCTGGCGCGGCCTGTTCCTCGTCGGCGCCCTGCCCCTGGTGATCCTGCTGCCGCTCGCCCTCGCCAAGCTTCCCGAATCACCCGCCTGGTTGCAGTCGCGCGGCCGTATCGACGAGGCGCGGGTCGTGTGCGAGAAGTACGGTTTCCCGCTGCCGTCCGCCGCTCCCACGGCTCCGACCGAGAAGATCGGTTTCGCGGCCCTCGCCACCCGGAAGTACGCCCTCGGCACCGCCCTGCTCGGGATGATGAGTTTCGCCGGTCTGCTGCTCACCTACGGGCTCAACACCTGGCTGCCCAAGATCATGGCCGACGCCGGGTACAACGCCAACGGTTCGTTGTCGTTCCTGCTCGTGCTCAACGGCGGCGCCATCGTCGGGGGTCTGCTCGCCTCGAAGGTCGCCGACGGTCGCGGCCCGCAGGCGGTCATCGTCACCACCTTCTTCCTCGCCGCGGTGGCCCTGACGGTGCTCACTCTCGGCTTCCCGCTGCCGGTGCTGCTCGCGTCCGTCGCGATTGCCGGTGTGGGCACCATCGGTACCCAGGTGCTCATCTACGGGTTCGTCTCGAACTACTACGACACCCCCGCCCGGGCGGCCGGGGTGGCGTGGTGCGCGGGCTTCGGCCGGCTCGGCGGCATCGTCGGACCGGTGATCGGCGGACTGCTCATCGGCGCGGGCTTCGCCAACAACGTCAACTTCTACATCTTCGCCGGTATCGCCCTCGCCGGTGGCCTGGTCACCTACTTCGTTCCCGCTCGATCCGGGGTTCTCGGGCCGGTCCGGGCTCCCGGAGACCGCACCGCGACTACCGTGGAAGTGTGA